The following are from one region of the Coccinella septempunctata chromosome 7, icCocSept1.1, whole genome shotgun sequence genome:
- the LOC123317947 gene encoding uncharacterized protein LOC123317947, with protein MPAEIRNLKLKIVFTVHFILIALSSMGYWSTSAFLFYNSIFCLMLIWGIHSHESEEPLQMALIVNVIAIALDIFIFIFSYPADHASAREKFSAVIAIFNLLARPASSMILFRLAQLRGSSTDTLAEIFTRGSSNQQSNYEDMDRSTPPAQSASYDFASAQRI; from the exons ATGCCGGCAGAAATACGAAATCTTAAATTGAAG ATTGTCTTTACGGTGCATTTTATATTAATAGCATTGAGTTCAATGGGATATTGGAGTACTTCAGCTTTCTTGTTTTACAACTCCATATTCTGCCTTATGTTAATATGGGGAATTCACTCTCATGAAAGCGAAGAACCTTTACAAATG GCACTCATAGTGAACGTCATTGCTATTGCTCTggatattttcatatttattttttcatacccAGCAGATC ATGCAAGCGCAAGGGAGAAATTTTCAGCCGTCATAGCTATCTTCAACCTATTGGCACGTCCAGCTTCTTCAATGATTCTTTTTAGATTAGCCCAACTTAGAGGTTCTAGCACAG ATACTTTGGCAGAAATTTTTACAAGAGGAAGTTCAAATCAACAGTCCAACTATGAAGATATGGATAGAAGTACACCACCTGCTCAGTCCGCATCTTATGATTTTGCTTCTGCTCAGAGAATTTAA
- the LOC123317946 gene encoding retinol dehydrogenase 11-like: MLRSSLYALPFLILYGLRKYVESKWGKCKNKIKLDGKVVIITGANSGIGLAVAEELAARNATVIFACRDLRSAELAIERIRKIKSSANLIPMELDLASLKSIDNFVIKFKRQFDSLDILINNAGVSQQTKRELTKDNLEIHFGVNYLGHFYLTNSLLDILEKSRPSKVIIVSSKLHEKGHIHLDDLNSVTQSSKSLYSNSKLANVFFCQELARRTLNKGIDIFAVCPGWVYTNLFRHYIKWYHYVLLSPIAFFFMRSAKQGAQTIVYCATEPGLQTGIIYRDCRMYESKYEFDPVVSTQLWTKSEEIIEKIKEQPH, translated from the coding sequence ATGCTAAGGTCAAGTTTGTATGCTCTTCCATTTCTCATTCTATATGGTCTTAGAAAATACGTCGAAAGTAAATGGGGCAaatgcaaaaataaaataaaattagatgGAAAAGTAGTTATAATTACTGGGGCGAATTCAGGAATTGGCTTAGCAGTAGCCGAAGAATTGGCTGCCAGAAATGCCACTGTTATTTTTGCCTGCAGGGATTTGAGGAGTGCCGAACTCGCTATTGAAAGGATTAGAAAAATCAAGAGCTCAGCAAATTTGATACCTATGGAGCTAGACCTAGCTTCGTTGAAATCCATTGATAATTTTGTCATAAAATTCAAAAGACAGTTTGACAGTCTAGATATTCTCATCAATAATGCAGGAGTGTCTCAGCAAACGAAACGTGAATTAACCAAGGATAATTTGGAGATCCACTTTGGAGTAAATTATCTAGGCCACTTCTATCTCACCAATTCACTTCTCGATATCTTGGAAAAATCACGACCCAGTAAAGTTATAATTGTTTCATCCAAGCTCCACGAGAAAGGGCACATACATTTAGATGATCTTAATTCAGTAACTCAAAGCAGTAAAAGTCTTTATTCAAATTCCAAATTAGCAAACGTTTTCTTTTGTCAAGAATTAGCTAGAAGGACACTTAATAAAGGAATAGATATATTTGCAGTGTGCCCAGGGTGGGTATATACGAATTTATTTAGACACTATATAAAATGGTATCATTATGTCCTTTTATCACCCATTGCATTCTTCTTTATGAGGAGTGCAAAGCAAGGTGCACAAACAATCGTTTATTGTGCTACTGAACCTGGTTTACAAACTGGAATAATTTATAGAGATTGTAGGATGTATGAATCCAAATATGAGTTCGATCCTGTTGTTTCCACACAGTTATGGACGAAGAGTGAAGAAATTATCGAGAAAATCAAGGAACAACCCCATTAG
- the LOC123317944 gene encoding uncharacterized protein LOC123317944, which translates to MFVFEEPFDSNDDWYLGDKHKHPEKISNKLLKNISNAHIIGIRFLFENYVKKRGGAILNEDEELNMPLQVCLFLSSLKDKICEQSPVLIISSEYSLCKWHYHASEVGFQPNIITTKDFVESSLYLLSSDLLKLAEKCLDLDLFCVVIDDLDVIATKLLLKKLHGSFNIGLTKRNFYKYPDQKVKWSMLNWSNPGCVGKLNDYYRIDRQHSLAFADNYRFWWMRLTWNFCDSFERPSEEELEEYQQKLQEWGTAHNIRTTCQPKRGIKRTINKNQSTGKKKSKYIKSESSNTQSSSPDITEINPVDSFEISPTHLDVKTEPDITRDVIQTPTYNSTKNESEEEHEAGSVVSIPTNIVKMEVTKDLKSEEDEPILSIIFSQIPLKTKDSLFIDDAPETSKNDGLLPLVDDSQSMIESQSFQQLSNILDNLSDEEDIKKENSDDDSFLSEFILGKK; encoded by the exons ATGTTTGTCTTTGAAGAA CCTTTCGATTCGAATGATGACTGGTACTTGGGTGATAAACACAAACATcctgaaaaaatatcaaataaacTGCTCAAAAACATTTCGAATGCACATATCATTGGTATtcgatttttattcgaaaattacgTGAAAAAG AGAGGAGGAGCTATCTTGAATGAAGATGAAGAGCTGAACATGCCTCTACaagtttgtttatttttgagTTCACTCAAAGACAAAATCTGTGAACAATCGCCTGTTTTAATAATTTCCTCTGAATATTCGCTTTGTAAATGGCATTATCATGCTAGTGAAGTAGGATTTCAACCAAACATTATCACCACTAAGG ATTTTGTGGAATCATCTTTATATCTCCTTAGTTCTGATTTATTGAAGTTGGCCGAAAAATGTTTGGATTTGGATTTATTCTGTGTAGTGATAGATGATTTGGATGTTATAGCCACAAAACTACTTTTGAAAAAACTCCATGGGAGTTTCAATATAGGACTTACCAAAAGAAACTTCTAT aaatatCCTGACCAAAAAGTTAAATGGTCAATGTTGAATTGGAGCAATCCTGGATGTGTTGGAAAACTGAATGATTACTACAG GATTGACCGTCAGCATTCTTTGGCTTTTGCTGATAATTATCGGTTTTGGTGGATGAGACTCACCTGGAATTTTTGCGACTCTTTTGAACGACCAAGTGAAGAAGAGTTGGAG GAATATCAACAAAAACTACAAGAATGGGGTACTGCTCATAACATAAGAACCACCTGTCAACCTAAACGAGGCATTAAAAGAACTATAAATAAGAATCAATCAACAGGCAAGAagaaatctaaatatataaaatCCGAATCGAGTAACACACAATCTTCGTCACCCGATATAACTGAAATTAACCCAGTGGATTCCTTTGAAATTTCACCAACACATTTAGATGTAAAAACTGAACCAGACATTACCAGAGATGTAATTCAGACACCCACATATAATTCAACGAAAAATGAATCAGAGGAAGAACATGAAGCAGGTTCTGTCGTTTCCATTCCCACAAATATTGTGAAAATGGAAGTTACCAAAGATTTAAAATCCGAAGAGGATGAACCCATTTTATCTATAATCTTTTCTCAAATACCACTTAAAACCAAAGATAGTTTGTTTATTGATGATGCTCCCGAAACATCTAAAAATGATGGTCTTTTGCCTTTGGTGGATGATTCTCAAAGCATGATTGAAAGCCAATCATTTCAGCAGCTTTCAAATATTTTAGATAATCTTTCTGATGaggaagatatcaaaaaagagaATTCAGATGATGATTCCTTCCTCTCAGAGTTTATTTTGGGCAAAAAATAA
- the LOC123317945 gene encoding splicing factor U2AF 50 kDa subunit: MGEEKGPENRERERSRDKDPKDRRRRSRSREHRRKSRSRSRDRRRRSRSGSPARHNKYGSHSRRRKPSLYWDVPPPGFEHITPLQYKAMQAAGQIPANIVADTPQAAVPVVGSTITRQARRLYVGNIPFGVTEEEMMEFFNQQMHLSGLAQAAGNPVLACQINLDKNFAFLEFRSIDETTQAMAFDGINFKGQSLKIRRPHDYQPMPGMSENSISVPAGVISTVVPDSPHKIFIGGLPNYLNEDQVKELLMSFGQLRAFNLVKDSAFGLSKGYAFAEYIDITMTDQAIAGLNGMQLGDKRLIVQRASVGAKNTTVLPAVQIQVPGLSLVGASGPPTEVLCLLNMVTPDELKDEDEYEDILEDIKEECNKYGVVRSIEIPRPIDGVEVPGCGKVFVEFNSVLDCQKAQQTLTGRKFSNRVVVTSYFDPDKYHRREF, encoded by the exons atgggTGAAGAGAAAG GACCAGAAAACCGCGAAAGAGAACGTAGCAGGGATAAGGATCCGAAAGACCGCAGGAGAAGATCTAGATCCAGAGAACACAGGAGAAAATCAAGAAGCAGAAGTAGGGATAGAAGAAGGAGAAGTAGATCAGGATCTCCTGC GAGACACAATAAATATGGATCTCATTCACGTAGAAGAAAACCATCACTATATTGGGATGTACCTCCCCCAGGCTTCGAACATATCACACCTCTTCAGTACAAAGCTATGCAGGCAGCAGGTCAGATTCCAGCTAATATTGTAGCCGATACACCTCAGGCTGCTGTTCCTGTTGTTGGTTCCACTATAACAAGACAAGCTAGACGTCTTTATGTTGGAAACATTCCGTTTGGAGTGACTGAAGAAGAGATGATGGAGTTTTTCAATCAGCAAATGCATCTAAGTGGATTGGCTCAGGCAGCTGGTAATCCAGTGCTAGCCTGCCAGATAAATCTCGataaaaattttgcatttttggaGTTTAGGTCCATTGATGAAACTACGCAAGCTATGGCTTTCGATGGTATAAATTTCAAAG GACAAAGTTTGAAAATTCGTAGACCTCATGATTACCAACCAATGCCAGGTATGTCAGAAAACTCAATAAGCGTTCCTGCAGGCGTCATCAGCACGGTTGTACCAGATTCTCCACACAAAATCTTTATAGGTGGACTTCCCAACTATCTTAACGAGGACCAG GTGAAGGAACTGCTGATGTCTTTCGGACAGCTGAGAGCGTTCAACTTGGTCAAGGATTCTGCGTTTGGACTCAGTAAGGGTTATGCATTCGCAGAATACATCGATATTACAATGACGGACCAG GCAATCGCTGGTCTTAACGGTATGCAGCTGGGTGACAAGAGGCTGATTGTTCAACGTGCAAGCGTTGGGGCCAAGAACACCACAGTTTTGCCTGCTGTTCAAATTCAGGTGCCAGGTCTTAGTCTAGTTGGCGCATCTGGGCCTCCTACCGAAGTTTTGTGTCTTCTTAATATG GTGACGCCTGATGAATTGAAAGACGAAGACGAATATGAAGATATTCTTGAGGATATTAAAGAAGAATGTAATAAATATGGCGTCGTGAGGAGCATAGAAATTCCTCGTCCTATAGATGGCGTCGAAGTTCCAGGTTGTGGGAAG GTGTTTGTTGAGTTTAACTCAGTTTTGGACTGTCAGAAGGCGCAGCAGACGTTGACCGGTAGGAAATTCAGCAACAGGGTGGTGGTTACGTCGTACTTTGATCCGGATAAATACCACAGAAGAGAGTTTTAA